The proteins below are encoded in one region of Lytechinus pictus isolate F3 Inbred chromosome 11, Lp3.0, whole genome shotgun sequence:
- the LOC135155999 gene encoding uncharacterized protein K02A2.6-like gives MAHEIAPVSQFDPHGTAASTQWRKWIRGFELYVAGKGITDVGQKRALLLHSAGPAVQDIFFTLELQQGADEYEQTKKTLDNHFKRQVNVPYERYCFRQLKQDANETVDEFVVRLRQQAMLCEFHDSDEQIRDQVVEKCSSHKLRTKLLERGAGLSLRELRVIASTFEATQTQSQHMMDRSTSRASAEVRAVQAGGLGRARHAASDRPSSKTGKSCYRCGKTGHFAKDDNCPARKQQCNKCGKTGHFAICCKSVADTEAQDRRKNDGKTGHFKKKSKKSKGHIRNVEKKQCSCNHGTCNNTGRSRNEEDSDDVYAFYVNSINASKCAKVDVNIGGVVVKNMIIDSGTEVNIIDSGTWENMKKNNVECRSELTSQKLYAYGSEVPLKLKGKFVANVAVTGMEVHDTNFYVLDGTGHCLLSKQTAEKLGILKFQIPSQNVGMVELDNYGNLFEGIGKLKEYKLHLHIDTEVEPVTQNMYRIPYSLRDKVSEKLDELESLDIIERVESPSEWVSPVIVVPKPNGDIRLCVDMRQANRAIQRERHPIPTVDEVLYQMNGSTVFSKLDLKYGYHQIELDSQSREITTFVTHKGLYRYKRLMFGINAAPEKYQNVMSHVLSGCDGVANISDDIVVYGRTREEHDLRLHQVLSRLREKNLTLNKEKCTFGSERITFMGHTLSAKGVQPTHDRVDALRNAGKPKTSAEVRSFLGLVNFSARYIANLATIAEPLRRLVRKNEPFVWGPEQDESFTQLTMALTEGEALGYFRLDADNTQLVTDASNVGLGAVLLQTYQNETRVISYASRSLTDAEKRYSTTEKEALGVVWACQKFHNYLYGVHFELLTDHKPLEVLYGPKSRPNARIERWVTKLMSYTFSVKYLPGRQNIADILSRQPVMSQGDESRISSLQRDADMYVRWLAEEATPNALSTREVEEASKDDEELKLVRESLENNEWGKEVVPFAAFRNEFSCIGYLLLRGTRIVIPKKLRKQCVALAHQGHLGVVGTKQRLRTKVWWPQMEKEVERYVKACHGCQITAAMPSPEPLCPTPLPTGPWQAVAIDLLGPLPSKDYIFVVVDYYSRYYEIDIMKDTSSDRIIESLEKMFLQHGLPISITSDNGPQFISQKFEEFLCKNGVEHRKVTPLHPAANGEVERQNRSIMKRVRIAQAEKKDWKREVRQYMFAYRTTPHSVTGVTPAEMMFQRKLRTRLPEMEEKVRLDEEVRDRDATGKQRNKVYIDQKRGAKEREFHVGEEVLLKQTKIDKTSTPFHTEPYKLIEKSGNSVVVESSEGVRYKRNSTHIQKYNRPDSEKDEHEDNSKTPTEMTQDKEVGNASVAISRPVREKRCPKRLDDFVLYR, from the coding sequence ATGGCTCATGAAATTGCTCCAGTGTCGCAATTCGACCCGCATGGGACGGCAGCGAGTACGCAGTGGCGTAAATGGATCCGTGGGTTTGAGCTGTACGTTGCGGGGAAAGGAATTACTGATGTGGGGCAAAAAAGGGCTCTGTTGTTGCACAGTGCAGGGCCAGCAGTGCAAGACATTTTCTTCACGCTAGAACTACAACAGGGAGCTGATGAGTATGAGCAAACAAAGAAAACGCTTGATAATCATTTTAAGAGACAGGTGAATGTGCCTTATGAGAGATATTGCTTTCGGCAACTGAAGCAAGATGCCAATGAAACTGTAGATGAGTTTGTTGTGAGGTTGAGGCAGCAGGCAATGTTGTGCGAGTTCCATGATTCGGACGAACAAATCAGGGATCAAGTGGTGGAAAAATGCAGTTCACATAAACTCAGAACAAAATTATTGGAGAGAGGTGCTGGTTTATCTCTACGAGAGTTAAGAGTGATTGCATCTACATTTGAAGCAACCCAGACGCAAAGCCAACACATGATGGATCGCAGTACCAGTAGAGCATCAGCTGAGGTCCGGGCTGTTCAGGCTGGAGGTCTAGGTCGGGCGCGACATGCTGCAAGTGATCGTCCATCGAGTAAGACGGGGAAGTCATGTTACCGATGCGGGAAAACAGGACACTTCGCGAAAGACGACAATTGCCCAGCGAGGAAACAGCAATGCAATAAATGTGGtaaaactggacatttcgctATTTGCTGTAAGTCAGTTGCAGATACGGAAGCACAAGATAGAAGGAAGAATGATgggaaaactggacatttcaagaaGAAATCAAAGAAATCTAAAGGACACATTCGTAATGTTGAAAAGAAACAGTGTTCCTGTAATCATGGTACATGTAACAATACTGGTAGGTCAAGGAATGAGGAAGATTCTGATGATGTTTATGCATTTTATGTCAATAGTATCAATGCAAGTAAATGTGCAAAGGTAGATGTAAACATAGGAGGTGTTGTGGTCAAGAATATGATTATTGACAGTGGGACAGAGGTGAATATCATTGATTCTGGTACATGggagaatatgaaaaaaaataatgttgaatgTAGATCGGAATTAACCTCTCAAAAGTTATATGCCTATGGTTCAGAGGTGCCCTTGAAGTTAAAAGGGAAGTTCGTAGCTAATGTCGCTGTTACAGGTATGGAGGTGCATGACACAAACTTCTATGTGTTAGATGGTACAGGTCATTGTTTGCTTAGCAAGCAAACAGCAGAAAAGCTGGGTATTCTCAAATTTCAGATACCAAGTCAGAATGTTGGTATGGTAGAACTTGATAATTATGGTAACCTGTTTGAGGGAATAGGTAAGTTGAAGGAATACAAGCTGCACCTACACATAGATACAGAAGTAGAACCTGTGACACAGAACATGTATCGTATTCCCTACAGTCTTAGAGACAAAGTGAGTGAGAAGTTAGACGAGTTAGAGTCTCTTGATATTATTGAGAGAGTAGAGAGCCCGAGTGAGTGGGTGAGTCCGGTCATAGTAGTACCCAAGCCAAATGGAGATATTCGTCTCTGCGTGGATATGCGGCAGGCGAATCGCGCAATCCAGAGGGAACGTCACCCGATTCCTACAGTAGATGAGGTTCTTTATCAGATGAATGGTAGTACAGTCTTTTCGAAGTTAGATCTGAAATATGGGTATCACCAGATAGAGCTTGATAGTCAGTCACGTGAGATAACTACATTTGTCACACATAAAGGGCTATATAGATACAAGAGGTTGATGTTTGGCATCAATGCTGCTCCTGAGAAGTATCAGAATGTTATGAGTCATGTGCTGAGCGGTTGTGATGGCGTGGCCAATATCTCAGATGATATAGTCGTGTATGGTCGCACCAGAGAAGAGCATGATTTGAGGCTTCATCAGGTATTGTCACGGCTGAGAGAGAAGAATTTGACCTTGAATAAGGAAAAGTGTACATTTGGGTCGGAGAGGATTACCTTCATGGGTCACACTCTGAGTGCTAAGGGAGTCCAGCCAACCCATGACAGAGTTGACGCATTGAGGAATGCCGGAAAGCCGAAGACGTCTGCTGAGGTTCGAAGTTTTCTTGGGCTAGTGAACTTTTCTGCTAGATACATTGCTAACTTGGCAACAATTGCTGAACCTTTGCGCAGATTAGTCAGGAAGAATGAGCCTTTTGTTTGGGGACCAGAACAAGATGAGAGCTTCACTCAGTTGACCATGGCCTTGACTGAGGGAGAGGCATTAGGCTATTTCCGACTTGATGCGGACAATACTCAGTTGGTGACGGATGCCAGTAACGTTGGTCTTGGGGCCGTGTTGTTGCAAACCTATCAAAATGAAACTCGAGTCATCAGTTACGCAAGTAGATCCCTCACGGATGCTGAGAAACGGTATTCTACTACCGAGAAGGAGGCTCTTGGAGTTGTCTGGGCATGCCAGAAATTTCATAACTACCTGTATGGAGTACACTTTGAGCTGTTAACGGATCACAAACCTTTGGAAGTTCTGTATGGACCGAAGTCTCGACCTAACGCTAGGATTGAACGTTGGGTTACGAAGTTGATGTCTTACACGTTCTCTGTGAAGTATTTGCCTGGTAGACAGAATATTGCTGACATTTTGTCGCGGCAACCTGTGATGTCACAGGGTGACGAATCTAGAATTTCTAGTCTTCAAAGAGATGCAGACATGTACGTCAGATGGCTGGCAGAGGAAGCTACACCCAATGCTTTGTCAACTCGGGAAGTTGAAGAAGCCTCCAAGGACGATGAGGAACTGAAGTTGGTCCGAGAAAGCTTGGAGAACAATGAGTGGGGAAAAGAAGTGGTTCCATTTGCTGCGTTCAGGAATGAATTCAGTTGCATAGGATACCTCTTGCTCAGAGGAACCAGGATTGTCATTCCGAAGAAGTTACGTAAGCAGTGCGTAGCTTTAGCACACCAAGGTCACTTAGGCGTGGTAGGGACGAAGCAAAGGCTTCGTACAAAGGTTTGGTGGCCACAGATGGAGAAGGAAGTAGAACGCTATGTCAAGGCATGCCATGGATGCCAAATAACAGCAGCGATGCCTTCTCCAGAGCCACTTTGCCCTACGCCATTGCCAACGGGACCTTGGCAAGCTGTTGCTATTGATCTGTTGGGTCCGTTGCCATCGAAGGATTATATCTTTGTTGTGGTGGACTATTATAGTCGCTATTATGAGATTGATATCATGAAAGATACCTCAAGTGATAGGATCATTGAGTCGTTAGAGAAGATGTTCTTACAGCATGGTCTCCCTATCAGTATCACTTCTGACAATGGACCTCAGTTCATTTCCCAGAAGTTCGAAGAATTTCTCTGCAAGAATGGAGTAGAGCATAGGAAGGTTACGCCTCTACATCCAGCAGCTAACGGAGAAGTTGAGAGGCAGAATAGGTCAATCATGAAGAGAGTTCGCATTGCACAAGCTGAGAAAAAGGACTGGAAAAGAGAGGTCAGACAGTACATGTTCGCGTACCGCACTACACCACATAGTGTAACTGGAGTTACACCAGCGGAAATGATGTTTCAGCGTAAATTGAGAACCAGACTACCTGAAATGGAAGAGAAAGTGAGGTTGGATGAAGAAGTCAGAGACAGGGATGCAACAGGAAAGCAAAGGAATAAAGTGTACATTGACCAGAAGAGAGGTGCAAAAGAGAGAGAATTTCATGTGGGAGAAGAAGTGTTGTTGAAACAGACAAAGATTGACAAAACTAGTACACCATTCCACACAGAACCGTACAAACTGATAGAGAAAAGTGGGAACAGTGTAGTGGTAGAATCCTCAGAGGGGGTAAGGTACAAAAGGAACAGCACGCACATTCAAAAATACAACAGACCTGATTCAGAGAAAGATGAACATGAAGACAACTCAAAAACACCAACAGAAATGACACAAGACAAAGAAGTAGGTAATGCTTCTGTAGCTATCAGTAGGCCAGTGCGAGAGAAAAGGTGCCCCAAAAGGCTAGATGATTTTGTGTTATACCGTTAA